The sequence GTCGCCGACGCCCGATGACTAGTTGTTCCGACGCACGAGAATTCTTGCAAAGCTCGGGAGCGAATGATAAACACCCGCACATGCGAATGAGTAAGTTCTGGCTCTCGACTGTTTCCGTCCTGGTGATCACGCTGGCCTCCGGCTCCACGGTTCGCGCGGCGGCGGTAAACTTGAACCCGGCCGCAGACGCGTTCGTCACCACTGGGCCTGCGAATAATCTCAGCACGAACAATTACGGCGGTGGCGGTTCAATCGGGTTGTCGGCGGTGGGCTTGCCCAAGGGCGAATTTCAATCCGTGCTGCGTTTTGATACGAGCAGCGCGAAGACCACCTTCGACGGTCTTTACGGCGCGGGTTTGTGGAGCTTGCAATCAGTGAGCTTGCAACTCACCGCCACCGCGGTGAACAACACCAATTTCAACGCGAACAGCGCCGGCTCGTTTGCCGTGAACTGGATGCAAAATGATGGTT is a genomic window of Verrucomicrobiota bacterium containing:
- a CDS encoding PEP-CTERM sorting domain-containing protein (PEP-CTERM proteins occur, often in large numbers, in the proteomes of bacteria that also encode an exosortase, a predicted intramembrane cysteine proteinase. The presence of a PEP-CTERM domain at a protein's C-terminus predicts cleavage within the sorting domain, followed by covalent anchoring to some some component of the (usually Gram-negative) cell surface. Many PEP-CTERM proteins exhibit an unusual sequence composition that includes large numbers of potential glycosylation sites. Expression of one such protein has been shown restore the ability of a bacterium to form floc, a type of biofilm.), translated to MSKFWLSTVSVLVITLASGSTVRAAAVNLNPAADAFVTTGPANNLSTNNYGGGGSIGLSAVGLPKGEFQSVLRFDTSSAKTTFDGLYGAGLWSLQSVSLQLTATAVNNTNFNANSAGSFAVNWMQNDGWTEGTGTPNAPGSAGITYSSLQGSFINPTADEALGTFSYSGASSGAFIYALNLTSGFTADLLAGDLVSLRLLAADGSVSYLFNSREFGTAANRPLLSITAVPEPGTVSLLILGSLMCAVRRWTRRWC